CTCACCTTTGTTTGTACCATTTCTTTTAGCATCGTGTAATCGTTCCCTTTATCAACACCACCCATAATTAACACTATTTTACCGGGCAAGCTTTCCAATGCATACCACACCGAGTTCACATTAGTAGCTTTTGAATCATTTATGAATTCAATACCGGATATTTTTGATACATGTTCTAAACGATGCGGTATGTTCACAAAATCACCCATACTCTCACGTATGGTCTCATTTCTTAGCTCCCACACTTTGGCGATAATCCCAGACGCCATGTTATTGTATACATTATGTTTTCCCTGCAATGCTAAATCGTTAATAGACATGATAAATTTTTCTTGTTTAGGTAATTTTATAATAATTTCATTTTCCTCGTTCAAATATGCTCCATGGGCCAGCTCTTCCTTCAGACTAAATGGATAAGAACTCGCGGAGCTTCCGTTTCTAGTTAGACCTTTAATAATTTCAGGATCATCCTTACAATAAATGAATATGTCTTCCGATCGCTGATTTTTAGTTATCCTAAGTTTAGCATCCACATAACGATCCATCTCGTAGTCATACCTATCCAAATGATCAGGTGTGATGTTTAAAAGAACCGCTATATCTGCGCGAAAATCGTATATATCATCCAACATAAAGCTGCTTATTTCCAGCACATAAGCATCGAATTCTCTCGTTGCTACCTGCATTGCAAAGCTCCTTCCAATATTACCTGCTAACCCCACACGTATACCACCCCTTTTTAACAAATGATAGGTGAGCATAGTAGTGGTAGACTTACCGTTCGAACCCGTAATTCCAATCAACTTTGCATCGGTATAACGGGAAGCAAATTCAATCTCGCCTATTACCGGCACGCCTTTACGCTTTAATTGCTGTACTACCGCTGTCTTTTCAGAAATACCCGGACTTTTAATGACTAAATCAGCCATCAGTAACTGCTCTAAAGAATGCCCATTTTCTTCAAACAAAATCTCGCTTTTTCTTAATTGCTCTCTATAAGATTCTGTTATCCGTCCATAGTCAGACACAAACACCTCATAACCCTGCTGTTTGCCAAGCACGGCAGCCCCTACTCCACTTTCTCCTGCTCCGAGCACGATAAGTCGTGGTTTATGGTTTGTTGTATTTGTTTCTTTAGACTTCATTAATTTATAACTATCTGATTTTTAATGTTACAATCGTTATAACAGCAAGTATAATCCCCACTATCCAAAATCTTGTGACTATTTTAGACTCATGATATCCTCTTTTCTGATAATGATGATGTAGCGGAGACATTAAAAAAATCCTTCTTCCCTCACCAAACTTTTTCTTTGTATACTTAAAATAAGACACCTGTAAAATCACCGATACGAGTTCAATCAGAAAAATGCCACATAAAATTGGAATAAGTAATTCCTTTCTAATCATAATGGCAAATGCCGCAATAATTCCTCCTATTGCCAAGGAGCCAGTATCTCCCATGAATACTTGAGCCGGATAAGAGTTGTACCATAAAAAGCCGACACACGCTCCAACGAAAGCTCCGGCAAACACAACCAACTCACCTGAATTGGGGATATACATAATATTAAGGTAGTCGGCAAAAATACTATTACCTGAAACATAAGCTAAAATAGCAAGCGTGACACCGATAACAGCAGAAGTTCCTGTTGCCAAACCATCAATACCATCTGTAATATTGGCACCATTTGATACGGCAGTAATAATAAAAACGACGAATATTAAAAAAACAATAAACACATATTTACCCTCTGGAACACCAAAAACATTCAACACCCTTCCGTAGTCAAATTCATTGTTTTTATAAAAGGGAATATTCGTTTTAGTTGATTTCACTTCCACGTTATAATAGCTCTTAGTTCCATCAAAATTCTGTTGCATCTCGATATTCTCCCCCTTCATAGGGCCGCTAACCTTCTGGCGAGTAACTATCGACGGGTGGTAATACATTGTCCAAGCGATGATAATTCCCAGGCCGATCTGCCCCACTACTTTGAATTTGCCCGCCAATCCCTCCTTATTATTTTTGAATACTTTTATATAATCATCGATAAAACCTACCGCTCCCATCCATATAGTAGCTGTAATCATTAATATGACATATATATTTTCCAGTTTGGCAAATAAGAGGGTGGGCAATAAGATACCGGCAATAATAATAAGTCCTCCCATTGTAGGGGTACCCTGTTTCTGCGTTTCGCCTTCCAGTCCCAAGCTTCGTACAGTCTCGCCTACCTGCTTACGTCGCAAAACGCTGATCAATCGTCCTCCATATACCGTAGTAATAATCAACGACAGTATAACCGCCATGCCGAAGCGGAAAGATATGTACTGAAACACACCTGCCCCCGGCAGATTAAAACTATCATGTAAATATGAAAATAGATAGTACAACATTTTTAACGACTATATTTTGCTCAGTGTAATACATTATTTTGCTGTCGGCCTTGACAACAATTTTATTCGTTTAACTCTTTAAAAAGATCATTTAAGATAGCCTTATCATCAAACGGCTTCCGTTGACCCATAATTTCCTGATATTTTTCATGCCCCTTTCCTGCGATCAAAACAATATCACGAGGTTGGGCTAAATGTATGGCAGCTTTAATTGCTTCGTATCGATCTGTAATTGCAAAAACATTCCGCTTTCTATCTTTAGGCACACCCTTTTCCA
This Olivibacter sp. SDN3 DNA region includes the following protein-coding sequences:
- the murD gene encoding UDP-N-acetylmuramoyl-L-alanine--D-glutamate ligase, with the protein product MKSKETNTTNHKPRLIVLGAGESGVGAAVLGKQQGYEVFVSDYGRITESYREQLRKSEILFEENGHSLEQLLMADLVIKSPGISEKTAVVQQLKRKGVPVIGEIEFASRYTDAKLIGITGSNGKSTTTMLTYHLLKRGGIRVGLAGNIGRSFAMQVATREFDAYVLEISSFMLDDIYDFRADIAVLLNITPDHLDRYDYEMDRYVDAKLRITKNQRSEDIFIYCKDDPEIIKGLTRNGSSASSYPFSLKEELAHGAYLNEENEIIIKLPKQEKFIMSINDLALQGKHNVYNNMASGIIAKVWELRNETIRESMGDFVNIPHRLEHVSKISGIEFINDSKATNVNSVWYALESLPGKIVLIMGGVDKGNDYTMLKEMVQTKVRGIVCLGKDNRNIHNAFEEDTEIIVNTQTMSEAVQIAYHIAQKGDTVLLSPACASFDLFKNYEDRGDQFKEAVKEL
- the mraY gene encoding phospho-N-acetylmuramoyl-pentapeptide-transferase, yielding MLYYLFSYLHDSFNLPGAGVFQYISFRFGMAVILSLIITTVYGGRLISVLRRKQVGETVRSLGLEGETQKQGTPTMGGLIIIAGILLPTLLFAKLENIYVILMITATIWMGAVGFIDDYIKVFKNNKEGLAGKFKVVGQIGLGIIIAWTMYYHPSIVTRQKVSGPMKGENIEMQQNFDGTKSYYNVEVKSTKTNIPFYKNNEFDYGRVLNVFGVPEGKYVFIVFLIFVVFIITAVSNGANITDGIDGLATGTSAVIGVTLAILAYVSGNSIFADYLNIMYIPNSGELVVFAGAFVGACVGFLWYNSYPAQVFMGDTGSLAIGGIIAAFAIMIRKELLIPILCGIFLIELVSVILQVSYFKYTKKKFGEGRRIFLMSPLHHHYQKRGYHESKIVTRFWIVGIILAVITIVTLKIR